In one Chlamydia sp. BM-2023 genomic region, the following are encoded:
- a CDS encoding DUF2764 family protein yields the protein MTQYYFLSLFFLPQLPESCPVYSFEDLDDLLHLNLSKEDLEYYVVLKRFFDFDNFAFFWADKPLVQSYGVVTQDNVESMLKLQQWSDACEFEDFFKDFLLQYKTPKERLNNFSSLIREFLAYYQNSPSEFLRTYFTFKQNLRVILAGFRSRVMNLDVSYVLRDEDSSDPVVLQVLMQKDSPHYELPGEFSDLSNVLEDYGRLPHTLNRTLSLYEFHKIEEMYRDNYFDANAVLAKVAAYLFAIRNSLVSLEKGKNIINSMEKAITW from the coding sequence ATGACTCAGTATTACTTTTTGTCTCTCTTCTTTCTTCCTCAGCTTCCTGAGTCTTGCCCCGTTTATTCTTTTGAAGATCTTGATGATCTCTTACATTTAAATTTATCCAAAGAAGATCTTGAATATTACGTTGTTTTAAAACGATTTTTTGATTTTGATAACTTTGCTTTCTTTTGGGCAGATAAACCTCTAGTACAATCTTACGGCGTCGTCACACAAGATAATGTTGAGAGCATGCTCAAACTTCAACAGTGGTCGGATGCTTGTGAGTTTGAAGATTTTTTTAAGGATTTCCTATTGCAATATAAAACGCCTAAAGAGCGTTTGAATAACTTTTCCTCATTAATTAGGGAATTCTTAGCGTATTATCAAAATAGCCCCTCAGAATTTCTTCGTACGTATTTTACTTTTAAGCAAAATTTGCGAGTTATTTTAGCAGGATTCCGTTCGCGAGTTATGAATCTGGATGTTTCTTATGTGTTAAGAGACGAAGATAGTTCTGATCCCGTAGTGCTTCAAGTATTGATGCAAAAAGATTCTCCTCATTATGAACTTCCTGGAGAATTTTCAGATTTAAGTAATGTTTTAGAAGATTACGGGCGCTTACCTCATACATTGAACCGTACGCTATCTTTGTATGAGTTTCACAAGATAGAAGAGATGTATCGAGATAATTATTTTGATGCAAATGCAGTTTTAGCAAAGGTTGCAGCATATCTATTCGCCATTCGCAATAGTCTGGTGAGTTTAGAAAAAGGTAAAAATATTATTAATTCTATGGAAAAGGCAATCACATGGTAG